The Corallococcus soli genome segment ACAGCAGCTCCAGGCAGCGGTCCGCCTCCTCACGGAAGACGGCCTCGTTCCGGTACAGGGACGCGGCCATGCCCGGGTGCTGCGAGCCCTGGCCGGGGAACATGAACATCACCGGCCGGGTGACGCGCTCCTGGGTGCGGGTGATGACGCGATCCGGGGACAGCGTGGCCAGCGCCTGCGCGGCCTCCTCCACGGTGCGCACCACGACGAAGCGGCGGTGCTCGAAGGCCTTGCGGCCCATCTGGAGCGTGAAGGCCACGTCCGCCAGGTTCAGGTCCGGGTGCGCCTTCAGGTGCTCCGCCAGCCGCGTCGTCGCCGTCTCCAGCGCCGCGTCCGAGCGCGCGGACACCACCAGCAGCTGGTGCTCGCGCGAGGGCCCGGACGGCGCGCGCTCCGGCGCCTCCTCCAGGACGACGTGCGCGTTGGTGCCGCCCAGGCCGAACGCGCTCACGCCCGCGCGGCGCGGGGCCGGGGCGTTCCAGTCCTGGAGCTTCGCGTTGACGTAGAAGGGGCTGCTCGCGAAGTCGATCTCGGGGTTGGGCTTCTCGAAGCCGAGGCTGGGCGGCAGCTGCCGGTGCTTCAGCGTCAGCGCCGTCTTGATGAGGCCCGCGATGCCGGCGGCCGTGTCCAGGTGGCCCACGTTGCTCTTCACGGAGCCCAGGCCGCAGTAGCCGTTGCGCGTGGCGCCGCCGCCCCGGAACGCCTTCGTCAGCGCCTTCACTTCAATCGGGTCGCCCATGGGCGTGCCCGTGCCGTGCGCTTCGACGTAGGTGATGGTGTCCGGGTCCACGCCGGACAGCGCGTGCGCCATGCCGATGACCTCGGCCTGGCCGTTCACGCTGGGCGCGGTGTAGCCGACCTTGTCCGTGCCGTCGTTGTTGAGGGCGCCGCCGCGGATGACCGCGTGGATGACGTCGCCGTCCGCGATGGCGTCCGACAGGCGCTTGAGCACCACCGCGCCCGCGCCGCTGCCGCCCACCGTGCCCTGCGCGTTCGCGTCGAACGGGCGGCAGTGCCCGTCCGGAGAACCGATGCCGCGCTCGGTGTAGAGGTAGCCCGTCTTCTGCGGGACGGTGAGGGTGACGCCGCCCGCCAGCGCCGTGTCGCACTGGAAGCTCAGCAGGCTCTGGCACGCGTGGTACACGGCCACGAGCGACGTGGAGCACGCGGTCTGCACCGTCACCGCCGGGCCCTTGAGGTCCAGCTTGTAGGCGACGCGCGTGGCCAGGTGGTCGTTCTTGTTGTGGATGACGGCCTGGAACGCGTTCACCGTCCCCGTCAGGTGGCCGGCCGACGACAGGTTGTAGAGCAGGTAGCCGTTGGCGCCCGCGCCCGCGTAGATGCCGATGGGCCCCTTGGCGCGCGACGGATCATGCCCCGCGGACTCCAGGGCCTCCCAGGCGCACTCCATGAAGAGGCGCTGCTGGGGGTCGGTGATCTCCGCCTCGCGCGGGGACAACTCGAAGAAGCGCGCATCGAACTGGTCGATGCCGTCCAGCAAGGCGCGCGCCTTGACGTACTTCGGATCCTTCAGCTCCGCGGGGTCGATGGCGGCGCGATCCAGCTCCTCGTCCTTGAGGAAGGTGATGGACTCCACGCCCTCCTGGAGGTTCTTCCAGAAAGCGTCCGGGGTGCTGGCGCCGGGAAACCGGCACGCCATGCCCACGATCGCCACGCCTTCCATCCGAGGAGCGTCCTGTTCGACGTCGCTGCTCATCGCTTACCCCTGGCCTTCATCAAGAGGGCCTGTTGCTGCATCGCCTGGAGTTGTTTCTTCGCGCGCTCGTCACGCGCCTGTTGCTGCCGGGACTCCTGGGCCGCGTTCTCCGGGGCCTGTCCCAGGTACTTCGCCAACGACGCCACGGTGGGGTGCTGGAACAGCTCCACCATGGAGAGGCGCCGGCCCATCAACACCGACAGCTTCTCGTGCACCTGCACCATGAGGAGCGAGTGGCCCCCCAAATCGAAGAAGCTGCTGTGCAGGCCCACCCGGTCCACCTTGAGGGCCTCCTGCCAGATGGCCGCGATGCGCTGCTCCAGCTCCGTGACGGGCGCCTCGTAGGACGCCGCGTCCGGGCGCGCCGCCACCGGCTCCGGCAGCGCGCCCCGGTCCACCTTGCCGTTGCGGTTGAGCGGCAGCCGGGGCAGCGCCATGAAGAAGGTGGGGAGCATGAACTCCGGCACCCGTTCGCGCAGGAAGGCGCGCAGCTCCAGCGCCAGGTTGGCCATGGCCAGCTCGCCGTCCGCGGGCACTCCACCGCGGGGCACGAAGTAGGCCACCAGCCGCGCGTCCTCCTTCGTGCCGCGCACGACGACGACCGCCTCGCCCACCTGCGGGTGCGAGCGCAGCTGCGCTTCGATTTCACCGGGCTCGATGCGGTAGCCCCGCACCTTCACCTGGAAGTCGGCGCGGCCCTGGAAGTCGATGCGGCCATCCTCGCGGTAGCGGCCCACGTCGCCCGTGCGGTACAGGCGCGCACCCGGCACGGGGCTGAACGGATCCGGCACGAAGCGCTCGGCGGTGAGGTCCGGCCGGCCTTCGTAGCCCCGGCCCACGCCCGCGCCGCCGATGAACAGCTCGCCGGGCACGCCCAGGGGAAGCTCCCGCAGGCCCGCGTCCAGGACGTGCACCCGCACGTTGCCCAGCGGCCCGCCGATGCTCGGCTGCGCCGAGTCCGCGATGGGGCACGCCGTGGCGTTCACCGTGCACTCGGTGGGGCCGTACATGTTGACGAAGCGAGTGTGCGTGAGCGGCGCGAGGTCCGCCCAGGTGCGAGCGTCGATGGCCTCTCCGCCCACCAGCACCAGGGCCGGGGAGAAGTCCGCGTCGCGCCCCAGGCCCTGCGCCAGCAGCGGTCCCAGCAGCGACGGCGTGCAGTCCACGACGTCCACGGCGTGGCGCTGGACCCACGCGCGCATGCGCACCGCGTCCGGCCGCACCTCTTCCGGGACGATGTGCAGCGAGTGGCCGTTGAGCAACTGGAGCCACTGCTTCACGGAGGCGTCGAACACGAGCGGCGCGTTGACGCTCACCCGCAGGCCGGGGCCGCGCCCCTGGTAGACGACGTCGCGCAGCGTGGCGGCCAGGTTGAGCGCCGAGCGGTGCGGGATCATCACGCCCTTGGGGCGGCCCGTGGAGCCGGACGTGAAGATGACGTAGGCGGCGTTCTCCGGGGAGAGCGTCACGTCGGGCGCCTGGGGAGACGCGGCGGCCAGGGCTTCGGTCTCCTGGTCCAGGCAGACGAAGGCATGGGCACCGTCCGGCAGGGACGCGCGCAGGTGGGAGCGCGTGACGACGAGCGGCGCGCCGGACTGCTGGATGACGTAGGCCAGTCGCTCACGCGGGTAGGTCGGATCCAGCGGCACGAAGGTGCCCCCGGCCTTGAGGACGCCGAGCAGCACTACGAACTGCTCCACGGACCGCTCCAGGCACACCGCCACGCGCGTCTCGGTCCCGACGCCCCGCGAGCGCAGGTGCGACGCGATCCGGTTGGCCCGCTCCAGCAGCGCGGCGAAGGAGAGCTGTTCGTCCTCGAAGGCGACCGCCACGGCGTCCGGACGGGTGCGGGCCACGGCGTCGAAGCGCGCGGGCAGCGTGTCCTGCGTGTCGTGGTCCCGGGCGGTGCGGTTGAAGTCCGTCAGCCGGAGGAGCTCCCCAGGGCCCACCCAGGACAGGGACTCCAGCGCGCGCTCGGGCGTGGCCACCGCCGAGACGAGCAGGGTCTCCAGGCGCTCCAGCAACCGGGAGGCCTCCTCGGACGTGTACGCGCCTTCGTCGTGGTGCAGCTCCAGCGACAGCGGCCCCAGGCCGCGCACCAGGGCCAGGGTCAGCTCGGCGCGCTCCGCGTGAGCCTCCAGGTGGGTGAGGGACAGCGTCAGCCCCGCAGCGCGCACGGGCTCCGGCCACGCGACGTCCTCGAAGGCGAAGGAGCGGAGGGGTGGGGAGCCGCTGGTGCCGGGCAGGGCGCTCAATGTGTCGAAGTCGTCCTGCCAGGCGGCGGTCTCGCGAACGCTGCGCGCCACGTCGCGCACGAGCGCTTCGAAGCTCGCGCCGTGCGATGCGCGCACGGGCAGCCAGCGCTCGAAGAGGCCGAGCGCCGCGTCCAGGCCCTCGTAGCCACGGCCTTCAACGCGCACGGAGACGCACGCATCATCGCCGCCGGCCATGCGCGCCAGCAGTCGGGACCAGCCCGCGAGCACGACGTCCGCCAGCGGGACGCCCAGTCGGAGGGCCAGTGCCTCCAGGGCCGTGGCCGTGTCGGGGGACAGCGCGCGGGACTGACGACCGATGCGCAGGCCGAGCGCGTCCGTGCCCGTGCGGCGCGTGGGCAGGGAAGCGCCGATGGCGCCCGTCAGGTCGCGCTCCTTCCAGAAGCGCCGTCCGTCCGCGCTGTCGTCGGATTCGAGGATCTGGTGGAAGACCTCCGCCACGTCCGCGTACTGCGGAGGCGGCTCTTCGTCCGCCGCCGCCGGGGCCGTCAACGCCCGCCCCAGCTCGCGCGCGAGCACGGCGAACGTCTGGCGATCCGCGGAGAGCGCGGGCACCTCCACGATCAGCGCATGCCGGTCCTGGCCCAGCACCGCGAGCCGCCACGGCTTCAGCGCGTCCAGCGAAGCAGCCGGCGCCGACTCAGCGCCTGGCGCCTCCAGCCGTGCGGCCTGCTCGGCTTCGGGAAGGGCGCTCCAGTCGAGCACCTCCAGGACGGTGGCCGGGACCTCGCCGGGCACCTGCACCGCGGCACTCGTTCCCGCGAGGTGACGGTAGGCGGTGCGCAGCACCTCGTGCTCGGAGACCAGCCCGCGCACCGCGCGCTCCAAGCGCGCCACGTCGAGCGTCCCCTCCAGGTCGAACACGGCCCGGGCACGCGAAGACGCCCCCGGAGCGGCGGTCAGGAGGGTCCAGAGTCTTGCCTGCTGGGGGGAGAGCCGGAATCCGGTTGGCTGCGTCACGCTGAAGGCTCCTGGAAGGGGACAGGGAGGGCGCGAGGCCCTCGGAGTCAGGCGTTCAGCCTGGAGGGGAACCAGGGGGCGCGGCCGCCACGGGGGCGACCTCGCTCCACGGGAACGGACGCGCCATGCCGGCCAGCACGCGCCGGGGCCCCACGAAGGACGAGCGCGCGTGGGCCGCGAGCAGGTTGTCGATGACGAGCAGATCCCCGCGCTCCCACGGGAACATCACCTGTTCGGCCTCGTAGGCGGCGCGCAGCGTCCGCATCACCTCCGGCTCGATGGGGCCGCCGTCGCCGTAGTACGTCTGGTTCGGCAGCTCCTCTTCGCCCAGGTCCGCCAGCAGCGCGGAGGCCACCGGCTCCGGCAGCGTGGAGACGTGGAAGAACGTGGCGTGGTTGAACCAGACGGGCTCGCCGGTGACGGGGTGCAGCCCCGCCGCGCGCCGCACCTGCCGCGTGCGCAGGCGGTTGCCGTCGCGCCACTCCACCTGGATGCCGCTGCGCTGGCAGTACGCCTCCACCTCCGCGCGGTCCTCCGTCTGGAACGCCGTCTGCCAGCTCAGCCCCAGGTGGTGGCCGAAGTTGCGGACGTACGTGTAGCCCTGCTCCAGGAACCGTGCGCGCACCTCGGCCGGCAGGCGCTGGAAGATGCGCCGCGTGTCCGCCAGCGGCGTCTCGCCACCCTGTTGCGAGGGCAACACGCAGGCGAAGAAGAGGCGCGCCGGGAAGGTCTGGTTGTAGGACTGCTCGTTGTGCAGGAAGATCCGCTCGGACGGCGGGTGGTCCGTGGACGTGTAGATGTTGCCGCTCACCTGCGAGCGCGGCGACGAGCGCTCCTCGTAGGCCAGCGCCTCGTCCGCCAGGGCCTGGATGGCCCGGTCCATGGCCTCGGGCGTCGCCACGTCGAAGCCCCGGAAGAGCACGGCGCCATGCTTGTGGATCCGCGCGTCCACGAGCGCGCGGTGCGTGCGGCCCCACTCGGCCAGCTCGATGCCCGGCAGCGAGGGGCGGGCCACCACGGGCAGGTGCAGTCCGGACCGCAGCTCCTCGAAGCGCACCCAGTCCTGGCCGGAGCCGTCCACCTCGCGCCGGCGCAGCTTCGGGAGTGCGCGCTTCGGCTGGCCATCCGTCGTCATGATTCGCTCCCACCGCGACGGCGCACGCCGCGGAACAGTTCCTTGCGCGAGGACTGGAGCGCCTGCGCCCGCTCCTGCTGCC includes the following:
- a CDS encoding TauD/TfdA family dioxygenase, whose amino-acid sequence is MTTDGQPKRALPKLRRREVDGSGQDWVRFEELRSGLHLPVVARPSLPGIELAEWGRTHRALVDARIHKHGAVLFRGFDVATPEAMDRAIQALADEALAYEERSSPRSQVSGNIYTSTDHPPSERIFLHNEQSYNQTFPARLFFACVLPSQQGGETPLADTRRIFQRLPAEVRARFLEQGYTYVRNFGHHLGLSWQTAFQTEDRAEVEAYCQRSGIQVEWRDGNRLRTRQVRRAAGLHPVTGEPVWFNHATFFHVSTLPEPVASALLADLGEEELPNQTYYGDGGPIEPEVMRTLRAAYEAEQVMFPWERGDLLVIDNLLAAHARSSFVGPRRVLAGMARPFPWSEVAPVAAAPPGSPPG
- a CDS encoding non-ribosomal peptide synthetase, yielding MTQPTGFRLSPQQARLWTLLTAAPGASSRARAVFDLEGTLDVARLERAVRGLVSEHEVLRTAYRHLAGTSAAVQVPGEVPATVLEVLDWSALPEAEQAARLEAPGAESAPAASLDALKPWRLAVLGQDRHALIVEVPALSADRQTFAVLARELGRALTAPAAADEEPPPQYADVAEVFHQILESDDSADGRRFWKERDLTGAIGASLPTRRTGTDALGLRIGRQSRALSPDTATALEALALRLGVPLADVVLAGWSRLLARMAGGDDACVSVRVEGRGYEGLDAALGLFERWLPVRASHGASFEALVRDVARSVRETAAWQDDFDTLSALPGTSGSPPLRSFAFEDVAWPEPVRAAGLTLSLTHLEAHAERAELTLALVRGLGPLSLELHHDEGAYTSEEASRLLERLETLLVSAVATPERALESLSWVGPGELLRLTDFNRTARDHDTQDTLPARFDAVARTRPDAVAVAFEDEQLSFAALLERANRIASHLRSRGVGTETRVAVCLERSVEQFVVLLGVLKAGGTFVPLDPTYPRERLAYVIQQSGAPLVVTRSHLRASLPDGAHAFVCLDQETEALAAASPQAPDVTLSPENAAYVIFTSGSTGRPKGVMIPHRSALNLAATLRDVVYQGRGPGLRVSVNAPLVFDASVKQWLQLLNGHSLHIVPEEVRPDAVRMRAWVQRHAVDVVDCTPSLLGPLLAQGLGRDADFSPALVLVGGEAIDARTWADLAPLTHTRFVNMYGPTECTVNATACPIADSAQPSIGGPLGNVRVHVLDAGLRELPLGVPGELFIGGAGVGRGYEGRPDLTAERFVPDPFSPVPGARLYRTGDVGRYREDGRIDFQGRADFQVKVRGYRIEPGEIEAQLRSHPQVGEAVVVVRGTKEDARLVAYFVPRGGVPADGELAMANLALELRAFLRERVPEFMLPTFFMALPRLPLNRNGKVDRGALPEPVAARPDAASYEAPVTELEQRIAAIWQEALKVDRVGLHSSFFDLGGHSLLMVQVHEKLSVLMGRRLSMVELFQHPTVASLAKYLGQAPENAAQESRQQQARDERAKKQLQAMQQQALLMKARGKR